Genomic DNA from Sporosarcina sp. ANT_H38:
TGGTCGATAGGAAGGGTCCTTGGTATATTAACAGCGCACCAAACGCATCACCGTGGCCAAATGACAGTACTCATGAGACAAGCTGGTTTAAGCGTACCTGGTGTCTATGGACCGTCCCGTGAAGAGTGGGCAGTATTTGGTGGAGAAGCACCGATAGTATAATGACAAAAAAACTGACGCTACACCGTGAAATTGGTGTAGCGTCAGTTTTTTTAACTGAATTTAACTGGTCAACATGGATTGTGACTTTATCAAAATACCAACCAATCATATATTACAGTCAACCGATTATATCCGATATACGAACAATCATAATCCATCGCCGACCAATCATATACGACTAAGAACCAATCAAATTCCATCGCCGACCGATTATATATCACTACGAACCAATCATATTCACGTTCATCCTACCGTAATTCGTCCATTATCCGACTTCAAGCGAATCGTATGTTCTCCAGCGCCGATGACTGTGCGTGAATTCCGTTCGCCAAAAACATCGATTTTACCATGGCCCGTTTTTGTGTGAATGGAAACATTCGTCGGCTTGCTACTTGATTGGATCACAATACTTCCGTTATCCGTTTGAAGATCAATATTCCGATCGAGGGTATCGGTCTGAAGTGTAATTCGTCCATTATCCGTGCTACCGACTATCGATCCCGTTACATGTTCGAGTTCGATTCGCCCATTGTCAGACTCGACTGCTATGCTGTCCGCATCGACATGACGCATTTCAATTCGCCCATTATCCGTTTTTGTTCGCAAATGTTCGACTTGGACCTTATCAATTTCAATTCGTCCATTATCCGTTTCAGCAGTCAAAGTAGTGGCAGCAATTTCTTTTAATTGGATTTTTCCATTATCGGTATTCACACTGATTTTTTTGCAGAGCAGCTTCTCAGCGGAAATCCGTCCATTATCCGTTTTCATCGCAATCGATTGATACAGCTTCTTGGGAATGAACACGTTGAGTGTCACCGCTTTCATATTAAAATTGAACAAAAGTAACCAGTGGCGTAAACTTTTCAGCCGGAT
This window encodes:
- a CDS encoding DUF4097 family beta strand repeat-containing protein — encoded protein: MTENQYISELDLALKQLPTEEQNDIIQDIREYFTDGRGDGKSESEIATSLGSPAKIAEELLGSYSFVENKVKIVSTNEVITIQDDQFVNVDINVQHGTLFVSPSDSSVTTAELIGSNEKLKLTAEVVGDTLFIRLKSLRHWLLLFNFNMKAVTLNVFIPKKLYQSIAMKTDNGRISAEKLLCKKISVNTDNGKIQLKEIAATTLTAETDNGRIEIDKVQVEHLRTKTDNGRIEMRHVDADSIAVESDNGRIELEHVTGSIVGSTDNGRITLQTDTLDRNIDLQTDNGSIVIQSSSKPTNVSIHTKTGHGKIDVFGERNSRTVIGAGEHTIRLKSDNGRITVG